One Bacteroidia bacterium genomic region harbors:
- a CDS encoding NADH-quinone oxidoreductase subunit C gives MQHFPDVQLISPETPLPHSQTTFLVPANQLISVCSFLHTEKTTSFEVLSCLTAVDYPDFIETVYHLQSISHGTFWVLKTRATKGCNSEKLPSIPSVTSIWAAANWYEREAYDLLGVYFENHPNLERILMPKDWEGFPLRKDYNNITDYHKIPTAL, from the coding sequence ATGCAGCATTTTCCGGATGTTCAGTTAATTTCGCCTGAAACTCCGTTACCACATTCCCAAACCACATTTCTGGTTCCAGCAAATCAGTTAATTTCAGTTTGCAGTTTTTTACACACAGAAAAGACAACTTCATTTGAAGTGTTAAGTTGCTTAACTGCTGTGGATTATCCGGATTTTATAGAAACTGTTTATCATCTGCAATCAATTTCTCATGGAACTTTTTGGGTTTTAAAAACAAGGGCTACTAAAGGTTGTAATTCGGAAAAGTTGCCGAGTATCCCCAGTGTAACTTCGATTTGGGCTGCTGCAAATTGGTATGAGCGGGAAGCCTATGATTTATTGGGCGTTTATTTTGAGAATCATCCGAATTTAGAGCGTATCTTGATGCCAAAAGATTGGGAGGGTTTCCCGCTACGCAAAGATTACAACAATATAACTGATTATCATAAAATTCCAACGGCCTTATAG
- a CDS encoding alkaline phosphatase D family protein: protein MRSILNQSAVIFCWILLGFSAFGQSATPTGVPRLQINSCLEPFYHGVASGDPTSSSVMIWTRVTPTNGTPDSILVTYKVATDTTFATVVSSGSYQAKPDRDYTVKVDITGLQAGTFYYYRFESDAKKSLIGRTKTAPVGGINNARFAVVSCANYESGFFNVYRKILQRNDIDAVLHLGDYIYEYGTGGMSSNLQGREKTQPEHEIITLDDYRTRYSHYHLDPELSALHQQFPFITVWDDHEKANDAYRDGAQNHDSTEGDWYVRKAGANKAYDEWLPLRLPNSNDPAIIYRKIEYGDLINLYMMDTRSEGRDKQVALGAPELNDTTRKIISQTQYDWLMTNMKSSTKTWNILGQQVMMMPLRVFGTAVNLDQWDGYPFQRQKLWNDILDNNIKNIVVLTGDIHTAWAGDLPARSYNSSTGAGSAGVEFVTTSVTSPGSPIPGSTAIIKTQNQHMKFTELTKKGYVLLDITPSKVQGDFYFVNTINTPDEGETFAEGWYVDNNTRFLKKANAASTAQFVNPPLAPTCIVPTGLDADSPELIVVGTWPNPFTKKFVIQYSLDVVQPVSIEILDLAGKVIYAENYGKIPAGVNYAEVIAENLPNGVYLFKMTAGKTQITRKIIKQ, encoded by the coding sequence ATGAGGTCAATTTTAAACCAATCCGCAGTAATATTTTGCTGGATATTGCTGGGATTTTCAGCCTTTGGGCAGTCTGCAACTCCTACCGGAGTTCCAAGACTCCAGATAAACTCTTGCTTAGAGCCATTTTATCACGGTGTTGCATCAGGCGACCCTACCTCCAGTAGCGTGATGATATGGACGCGCGTTACTCCTACCAACGGAACACCTGACAGTATCTTAGTAACCTACAAAGTAGCTACCGATACAACCTTTGCAACCGTAGTATCTTCCGGAAGCTATCAAGCCAAACCAGACCGTGATTATACCGTAAAAGTAGATATAACCGGCCTGCAAGCAGGAACTTTCTACTACTATCGGTTTGAATCTGATGCTAAAAAATCCCTAATTGGCCGTACCAAAACAGCCCCCGTTGGAGGAATTAATAACGCACGTTTTGCCGTTGTTTCTTGTGCAAATTATGAAAGCGGATTCTTTAATGTTTATCGTAAGATATTACAACGCAATGATATTGATGCCGTTTTGCACCTGGGAGATTATATCTACGAATATGGAACCGGCGGAATGAGTTCCAACTTACAAGGACGTGAAAAAACACAACCTGAACATGAAATCATTACCTTAGATGATTACCGCACACGTTACTCTCATTATCATTTAGACCCTGAATTAAGTGCGCTTCACCAACAATTTCCTTTTATTACTGTTTGGGATGACCACGAAAAAGCCAATGATGCATACCGAGATGGCGCACAAAACCACGATTCCACAGAAGGCGATTGGTACGTTCGTAAAGCCGGTGCCAATAAAGCCTATGACGAATGGCTACCCTTACGCCTCCCAAATTCAAATGACCCAGCTATTATCTACCGAAAAATAGAATACGGAGATTTAATCAATCTCTATATGATGGATACCCGCTCAGAAGGACGTGATAAGCAGGTAGCTCTTGGTGCCCCAGAACTTAATGATACAACCCGAAAAATTATATCCCAAACTCAATACGATTGGCTAATGACGAACATGAAGTCTTCTACCAAAACATGGAATATTCTGGGACAGCAAGTGATGATGATGCCACTGCGGGTATTTGGCACAGCCGTAAATTTAGACCAATGGGACGGCTATCCGTTTCAAAGACAAAAACTTTGGAATGACATCTTAGATAATAACATCAAAAATATCGTTGTTTTAACTGGAGATATTCACACGGCTTGGGCTGGCGATTTACCGGCAAGAAGCTATAACTCCTCTACCGGAGCCGGTTCCGCAGGCGTTGAATTTGTAACTACCAGCGTAACATCACCCGGAAGCCCAATACCCGGAAGCACAGCCATCATCAAAACACAAAATCAGCACATGAAATTTACTGAACTAACCAAAAAAGGGTACGTTTTATTAGACATTACACCCAGCAAAGTTCAAGGAGATTTTTACTTCGTAAATACCATTAACACCCCAGACGAAGGGGAAACTTTTGCAGAAGGCTGGTATGTAGATAATAACACCCGATTTCTGAAAAAAGCAAACGCAGCTTCTACCGCTCAGTTTGTAAATCCGCCATTAGCTCCCACCTGTATTGTTCCAACAGGTCTTGACGCAGACTCACCGGAACTTATTGTGGTAGGTACTTGGCCAAATCCATTTACCAAAAAATTCGTGATTCAATATTCTTTAGATGTAGTTCAGCCTGTTTCCATTGAAATATTAGATTTAGCAGGAAAAGTAATTTATGCTGAAAACTACGGGAAGATACCTGCCGGTGTTAATTATGCTGAAGTCATTGCCGAAAACCTGCCAAATGGCGTTTATCTATTCAAAATGACTGCCGGAAAAACCCAAATTACCCGAAAAATAATCAAACAGTAA
- the bcp gene encoding thioredoxin-dependent thiol peroxidase — protein MSLSLLQPGFKAPDFQAKTQTGQDLKLSQFLGQKIALYFYPKDDTPGCTKQACNLRDNYTALLKNNIQVIGVSIDSADSHQKFITKYNLPFPLITDSDQAIVQLYHVWGEKNNYGKKYMGTHRVTYLIDEQGIIQHVFPKVQTENHAEQILQAALAPKP, from the coding sequence ATGTCTTTATCGTTATTACAACCCGGATTTAAAGCTCCTGATTTTCAAGCCAAAACACAAACAGGGCAGGATTTAAAACTTTCTCAATTTTTGGGGCAAAAGATAGCTCTCTATTTTTACCCAAAAGATGACACCCCCGGCTGCACCAAACAAGCCTGCAACCTAAGAGATAATTACACAGCATTATTGAAAAATAATATTCAAGTTATCGGCGTAAGTATAGATTCGGCTGATTCGCATCAAAAATTTATCACCAAATACAACTTGCCATTTCCCTTAATTACGGATAGCGACCAAGCAATAGTGCAGCTATATCATGTGTGGGGTGAGAAAAACAACTATGGCAAAAAGTATATGGGCACTCATAGAGTTACGTACCTTATTGATGAACAAGGTATAATTCAGCATGTTTTCCCCAAAGTGCAGACAGAAAATCATGCTGAACAAATTCTGCAAGCTGCATTAGCCCCAAAACCTTAA
- a CDS encoding NAD(P)H-dependent oxidoreductase subunit E yields MGHGSVAYPIFDDAGHYEFTEEELKQIAFHKSKYPSTRSAVMPALWIAQEKYGWLSMGVIKLVADTLELPFAQVYGVASFYTMYLKQEVGSFLLEICTCFTCGECGGDTLYEYAKRVLQLDENGRSADKMFTIREAECLGACDTAPVCQVHNRRITHSMTPESFDTLVAELRQGKYPDYKAVPLPDQKNLF; encoded by the coding sequence ATGGGACACGGTTCAGTAGCATATCCAATATTTGACGATGCGGGGCATTATGAGTTTACTGAAGAAGAACTTAAGCAAATAGCCTTCCATAAATCTAAATATCCTTCTACAAGGTCAGCAGTAATGCCTGCTTTGTGGATAGCACAAGAAAAATATGGCTGGCTTTCGATGGGTGTAATTAAGTTAGTAGCAGATACTTTGGAACTTCCTTTTGCGCAAGTTTACGGTGTAGCTTCTTTTTACACAATGTATTTAAAGCAAGAAGTAGGTAGTTTTTTATTAGAGATTTGCACTTGTTTTACCTGCGGAGAATGTGGCGGGGATACGTTATATGAATACGCAAAACGAGTATTACAGTTAGATGAAAACGGGCGTTCGGCAGACAAAATGTTTACCATACGGGAAGCCGAATGCTTAGGAGCCTGTGATACTGCACCGGTTTGCCAAGTTCACAATCGCAGGATTACGCATAGTATGACACCAGAATCTTTTGACACCTTGGTAGCGGAGTTACGTCAGGGAAAATATCCTGATTACAAGGCCGTGCCTCTACCAGACCAAAAGAATTTATTCTGA
- the carA gene encoding glutamine-hydrolyzing carbamoyl-phosphate synthase small subunit: protein MPEVACLYLQDGTLWRGRSVGLSGTKWGELCFNTGMTGYQEIFTDPSYAGQIVLCTHPHIGNYGTCDAEQESSKIQINGLICRSFSHNFSRIDAQKSLFQYFKDQKIIAIDEIDTRSLVRHIRNQGAMNAVISTETDNVSELAAYLSQCPAMDGLELSSAVTTSCPYTVGDETAPYHVAALDFGIKRSILTMLNMYGCRVTVFPANVSISELLIYQFDGYFLSNGPGDPAAMNYALKTVQELTKQDKPIFGICMGHQLLGLSFGLQTYKMFNGHRGLNHPVKNLQTGLSEITSQNHGFAISMDSLKKSAEVSLSHINLNDNTVEGIIIRDKPFFSVQYHPESSPGPHDSHYLFQKFVQLMAN from the coding sequence ATGCCGGAAGTAGCCTGCTTGTACCTACAAGATGGTACTCTTTGGCGCGGACGCTCGGTTGGGTTATCCGGTACCAAATGGGGCGAGTTGTGCTTTAATACCGGAATGACCGGTTATCAAGAAATATTTACAGACCCGTCTTATGCCGGTCAGATTGTGTTGTGCACACACCCACACATCGGAAATTATGGAACCTGTGATGCAGAGCAAGAAAGTAGCAAGATTCAGATAAATGGATTAATCTGCCGGTCTTTCTCCCATAATTTCTCCCGAATTGATGCGCAAAAATCTCTATTTCAATATTTTAAAGATCAAAAAATTATTGCTATTGATGAAATAGACACACGTTCATTGGTTCGGCATATCCGAAATCAAGGCGCGATGAATGCTGTTATAAGCACAGAAACCGATAATGTGTCAGAATTAGCAGCATATTTATCCCAATGCCCGGCTATGGACGGGTTAGAATTATCTTCCGCCGTAACCACCTCTTGCCCTTACACTGTGGGGGACGAAACGGCTCCCTATCATGTGGCTGCATTAGATTTTGGGATTAAACGCAGCATCTTAACAATGCTAAATATGTATGGCTGCCGCGTAACTGTTTTCCCTGCCAATGTTTCTATATCAGAACTTTTAATCTATCAATTTGACGGTTATTTTTTATCCAATGGACCTGGAGACCCTGCCGCTATGAATTATGCGTTAAAAACAGTTCAAGAACTGACCAAACAAGATAAACCGATTTTTGGGATTTGTATGGGGCATCAACTGCTTGGGTTGAGTTTTGGGCTACAAACCTATAAAATGTTTAACGGACACCGTGGATTAAATCATCCGGTAAAAAATTTACAAACCGGCTTGTCTGAAATAACTTCCCAAAATCACGGCTTTGCAATCTCGATGGATTCTCTTAAAAAATCCGCAGAAGTGTCGCTAAGTCATATCAACCTAAACGATAATACGGTTGAGGGAATTATCATTCGAGATAAACCTTTTTTTTCTGTACAATATCATCCTGAATCTTCTCCCGGCCCACATGATAGCCATTATTTATTCCAAAAATTTGTTCAATTAATGGCTAACTAA
- a CDS encoding aminotransferase class IV: MSSNNPKSVVLLNREFATASSITQTLDNRAFRFGDGVFESIRVIQGRPLFVSHHYKRLTNGLRILGIELPDWFNESLFISQLEQLCYHNKVFFGGKIRYQVYRSGSGVYAPMQDEATFYADIAPFDLETYDLNAIQKLAVYEGIKLHFSAISTIKTCNSLPYILATKYARQQGYHNALLMSHSGNLAEASNANLFVVQGGNLFTPPASEGVLLGVMRQQILTIANALGIPTHETPISLNMVNHAQEVFTTNVITGLQPIRFIKGLETTFSVNGEILTRLFQALLGQIQ; the protein is encoded by the coding sequence ATGAGCAGCAACAACCCTAAATCGGTAGTTTTGCTAAATAGAGAGTTTGCTACAGCCTCATCTATTACGCAAACCTTAGATAACCGAGCTTTTCGATTTGGGGACGGCGTTTTTGAAAGCATTCGGGTCATTCAAGGAAGACCATTATTTGTTTCACATCACTATAAGCGTTTGACAAATGGGCTTAGAATACTGGGCATAGAACTTCCGGATTGGTTTAATGAGAGTCTGTTTATCAGTCAATTAGAACAATTATGTTATCATAACAAAGTTTTTTTTGGGGGGAAAATTCGGTATCAAGTGTATCGGTCTGGCTCTGGTGTGTACGCTCCGATGCAAGATGAAGCTACCTTTTATGCCGATATTGCTCCTTTTGACTTAGAAACCTATGACCTCAATGCTATTCAGAAATTAGCTGTTTATGAGGGAATTAAGTTACATTTTTCGGCTATCTCTACTATCAAAACCTGCAATAGCTTACCGTATATTTTAGCTACTAAATATGCTCGCCAGCAAGGCTATCATAATGCATTGTTAATGAGCCATTCCGGTAATTTAGCAGAAGCAAGTAATGCAAATTTGTTTGTAGTTCAAGGAGGAAATTTATTTACTCCGCCGGCCTCTGAAGGAGTCTTGCTTGGTGTTATGCGCCAGCAAATACTCACTATCGCAAATGCCTTAGGCATACCTACACATGAAACCCCCATTTCTCTAAATATGGTTAATCACGCGCAAGAAGTATTTACTACAAACGTAATTACAGGCCTGCAACCTATCCGGTTTATCAAAGGCTTAGAAACAACTTTCTCTGTAAATGGGGAAATCTTGACAAGGCTATTTCAGGCTTTGTTAGGGCAAATTCAATAA